The Deltaproteobacteria bacterium genome window below encodes:
- a CDS encoding XRE family transcriptional regulator has protein sequence MNRFEKIFGKESKGTTAEERAKSSKIIFVRSQDELAIYSNGAKGSKLTAWEAFKTFGIDVLEEAVDEGSAILVCAQDEPAKTFQERRENLGLTQEDIAKYCELTNEEVADIENPKKKNPIQKLKKLAQYLGLDEREITFKKGFGGDKNLAIRLKSLSCENKRLNPKTVISFNEAAWVFSTETRLKEWLGLRSNSLKEKFVPSKNYGFSGHPAWEMGYNLAEDTRKILGLNNDEPINSLRELCIKKLSLPLLQCELPRVIAGATIANDTVRGIVVNTAGRNGNVWVRRATIAHELGHLLWDPEQQLERIRVDSYEELDSGLLASDGVDYVEQRANAFAAEFLAPKDAVFKIYKKNGLRTVMEHFGISYTVARYQAWNGSHRTEEIESFTADSFEPTDEWMGRDSFTADYFPIRNAPKSRTEYFAYVVVMAEKQGLISEDTASSYLSCSREDYNSQKSAIEELFQND, from the coding sequence ATGAATAGATTCGAAAAAATTTTTGGTAAAGAAAGCAAAGGAACGACCGCAGAAGAACGCGCCAAGTCGTCGAAGATTATATTCGTGCGTAGTCAAGATGAATTGGCGATATACAGTAATGGTGCAAAAGGCTCGAAATTGACCGCATGGGAAGCATTTAAAACATTTGGTATCGATGTGTTAGAAGAAGCAGTAGATGAAGGCTCGGCGATTTTGGTTTGTGCGCAAGATGAACCTGCAAAAACATTTCAAGAACGAAGAGAAAATCTTGGGTTAACCCAAGAAGATATCGCTAAATATTGTGAATTAACGAATGAAGAAGTTGCTGATATTGAAAATCCTAAAAAGAAAAATCCGATACAGAAGCTAAAAAAGCTAGCACAATATTTAGGTCTAGATGAAAGAGAAATTACATTTAAAAAGGGGTTTGGTGGGGACAAAAACCTTGCAATACGTTTAAAAAGTCTAAGTTGTGAAAATAAGAGACTTAATCCTAAAACAGTAATTTCCTTTAACGAGGCCGCATGGGTTTTTAGCACAGAGACAAGATTAAAAGAATGGTTAGGTTTGCGAAGCAATAGCTTAAAAGAAAAATTTGTTCCCTCAAAAAATTATGGATTTTCTGGTCATCCTGCTTGGGAAATGGGATACAACTTGGCAGAAGATACTCGTAAAATACTCGGCTTAAATAACGATGAGCCAATTAATAGCTTACGTGAATTATGTATTAAAAAACTATCTTTACCATTATTACAATGTGAGCTACCTAGAGTTATAGCCGGTGCAACTATTGCTAATGATACAGTAAGAGGTATTGTGGTGAATACTGCTGGAAGAAATGGAAATGTTTGGGTACGTAGAGCAACAATAGCACACGAGCTAGGGCATTTACTTTGGGACCCGGAGCAACAGCTCGAACGTATTCGTGTTGATAGCTACGAGGAATTAGACAGTGGTTTGTTGGCAAGTGATGGTGTGGATTATGTTGAACAAAGGGCCAATGCGTTTGCCGCAGAATTTTTAGCACCAAAAGATGCTGTTTTTAAAATTTATAAGAAAAACGGATTACGTACAGTCATGGAGCATTTTGGTATAAGTTATACAGTTGCTCGTTATCAAGCATGGAATGGGTCACACAGAACTGAAGAGATTGAAAGTTTTACAGCGGATAGTTTTGAACCAACAGATGAATGGATGGGAAGAGATTCTTTTACAGCTGATTATTTCCCCATCCGTAATGCACCAAAAAGTCGAACAGAATATTTTGCTTACGTGGTAGTTATGGCAGAAAAACAGGGTTTGATTTCAGAAGATACTGCTTCCAGTTATTTAAGTTGTTCGAGGGAAGATTATAATTCGCAAAAGAGTGCAATAGAAGAATTATTTCAAAATGATTAG
- a CDS encoding site-specific integrase, which translates to MKGTVRKQNGSWYCIYRVEGRQVWKKGGSTKKEAECMLAEIMHDLNNGTYKKIEEIGFRDFAKLWVETYAKTKCKPSTLRSYEDIIKVHLELFFANTALTGITPAKVQQYVSSKLNEKILNKDNMLVPRLSPKSINNHIVPLKEMLKHAVRWGYLKENPAEHVEKPRVEHKEMDFLSPEEIRLFLQHVRPEYYAFFLMAVLTGLRRGELLGLTWGDIEFATNTIHVRRALYKDQFITPKSKNSKRKVIMTPLLASILKEHKLKSIPNEMDLIFTKCNGKPLDPDKFVRTEFLPALRRAGLRRVRFHDLRHTFATLLISQGENVKFIQSQLGHASIQTTLDRYGHLLPEIHNEAGSKLDKVVGINRQQDTMHNEIRSIEAVKLSAQH; encoded by the coding sequence ATGAAGGGTACAGTAAGAAAACAAAACGGGAGTTGGTATTGTATATACAGAGTCGAGGGTCGGCAAGTCTGGAAAAAGGGAGGCAGCACCAAAAAAGAAGCAGAATGCATGCTTGCCGAAATAATGCATGACCTTAACAATGGCACTTACAAAAAAATAGAGGAAATAGGGTTTAGAGATTTTGCCAAGCTATGGGTAGAAACCTATGCCAAGACCAAATGCAAACCCTCGACGCTACGTTCTTACGAAGATATAATAAAAGTACATCTTGAGCTGTTTTTTGCAAATACTGCTTTGACAGGTATTACTCCTGCAAAGGTACAGCAATATGTATCGAGCAAGCTTAACGAAAAAATACTCAACAAGGATAATATGCTTGTTCCTCGGTTAAGCCCAAAGTCCATAAATAACCATATTGTCCCGTTAAAAGAAATGCTCAAGCACGCGGTACGTTGGGGATACTTAAAAGAAAACCCGGCCGAGCATGTAGAAAAACCAAGAGTTGAGCATAAGGAGATGGACTTTTTAAGTCCTGAGGAAATTCGTCTTTTTTTACAGCACGTGAGGCCGGAATATTATGCATTTTTTCTTATGGCTGTTCTAACGGGTTTGCGTAGGGGCGAGTTGTTAGGGCTTACCTGGGGCGATATAGAGTTTGCTACTAATACTATACATGTAAGACGCGCTCTCTATAAAGACCAATTTATTACGCCTAAATCCAAGAATTCAAAGCGCAAGGTAATAATGACCCCTTTGCTAGCTAGCATCCTTAAGGAGCATAAGTTAAAGTCAATCCCTAATGAGATGGATTTGATATTTACCAAGTGCAATGGCAAGCCACTTGACCCGGACAAGTTTGTTAGGACAGAATTTTTGCCTGCTTTAAGGCGAGCCGGGCTTAGAAGGGTGAGGTTCCATGACCTGAGGCATACTTTTGCTACGCTACTTATTAGCCAAGGTGAGAACGTCAAGTTCATTCAGTCACAATTAGGCCATGCCTCAATACAAACAACCTTAGACCGTTATGGTCATCTTTTGCCGGAAATCCATAATGAGGCAGGAAGTAAGCTCGATAAGGTGGTTGGAATAAATAGACAGCAGGATACTATGCATAACGAAATAAGAAGTATTGAAGCTGTCAAATTGTCCGCACAGCACTGA
- a CDS encoding helix-turn-helix domain-containing protein, producing MKAEISLELDELVERTAQRVVELLLPMLAKEKNTDGLMTIKELCEYLKVKQSWVYQQVYKDALPHCKVGNKLRFKMVEISKYIEENKQGLA from the coding sequence ATGAAAGCGGAAATATCTTTAGAGTTAGACGAGTTGGTGGAAAGGACGGCACAAAGGGTTGTAGAGCTATTGCTTCCAATGCTAGCAAAAGAAAAGAACACAGACGGACTAATGACGATAAAAGAGCTCTGTGAGTATCTCAAAGTAAAGCAGAGCTGGGTCTATCAACAAGTATATAAAGATGCGTTGCCACACTGCAAGGTCGGCAATAAACTCAGATTCAAAATGGTGGAAATTTCTAAGTACATAGAGGAAAACAAGCAGGGACTAGCATGA
- a CDS encoding helix-turn-helix domain-containing protein, with translation MQIQKLLGARIKELRRAKKLTQDKLSELVNIEPNHLSRIEVGKSYPSLVTLEKMSGALNVQMKDFFEFEHHGKDKKELKRDIESILKNVDQEKLSTVLQVVKTLVR, from the coding sequence ATGCAAATACAAAAATTGCTGGGAGCTAGAATAAAAGAACTAAGACGGGCAAAAAAGCTGACTCAAGACAAATTATCGGAGTTGGTAAACATAGAGCCTAATCATTTAAGTAGAATAGAGGTAGGCAAAAGCTACCCCTCACTTGTTACGCTAGAGAAAATGTCCGGGGCCTTAAATGTACAAATGAAGGATTTTTTTGAGTTCGAACATCATGGCAAGGACAAAAAGGAACTCAAAAGGGATATTGAGTCAATACTAAAAAATGTTGACCAAGAAAAGCTAAGCACGGTTTTGCAGGTAGTAAAAACACTTGTAAGGTAG
- a CDS encoding DEAD/DEAH box helicase family protein: MTAPEEKARLEIDRMLKEAGWTVQLLSELNLGASKGVAICEFPLKNGFADYLLFVDRKAVGVIEAKAEGTTLSGVADQSERYIASIPENLPHVQEPLPFAYESTGSETFFRDTRDPNPRSRRVFYFHRPETLSEWIAKSDTIRARLKKLPPLITTNLRDCQVEAITGLDESFADDRPRSLIQMATGSGKTFTAINFIYRLIKHADAKRILFLVDRKSLGDQTFVEFTKFNTPDDNRKFNNLYNVQHLSSNKLDKVSKVCITTIQRLYSMLRGEAEYEEEAEEHSLFDSDLSGERPKEVVYNQEIPIETFDFIVTDECHRSIYNLWRQVLEYFDAYLIGLTATPSKQTLGFFNNNLVMEYGHERAVADGVNVGYDVYRIKTRITEQGSKVESGNYIDKRNKLTRKVRWERLDEALEYDAGALDRDVVAKDQIRTVIKTFKEKICTEIFPGREHVPKTLIFAKNDSHAEDIVHIVREEFGKGNDFCKKITYRTTGETPKELIQSFRTDFNPRIAVTVDMVSTGTDIKPLECLLFMRNVRSTGFFEQMKGRGTRTIDHNELKSVTPDASHKTHFVIVDAVGVCETDKTDSRPLERVPSISFKKLVNHIAQGRWDDDMLTSLAGRLARLDKEIGSEDKEDLKKAAKDKSLRDIVNKLFDAVDPDKQEEKATELFSTAVVTDEQLEKAKDELKKEACLVFDSPNFRKLLLDIKEKTEQTIDTVTIDKVEYAGGSEAGDEKARSTILSFKKFMEDNKDELTALQIIYNIPYGKRHLTYEQIEELAKAIKRPPYNLQSHEVVWEAYERLDKSKVRGAGARKLLTNIVSLLRFTIGEAPLLEPFPDTVAERFDKWVKEHKASGDEFTPEQLEWLRMIKDFIAKSLSINVSDFELPPFFAKGGPYKAKQVFGDRLETLLNELNEVLAA, translated from the coding sequence ATGACTGCTCCCGAAGAAAAGGCCCGGCTCGAAATAGACCGCATGCTTAAAGAAGCGGGGTGGACGGTTCAGCTTCTAAGTGAACTTAACCTCGGAGCTTCCAAGGGCGTTGCTATCTGCGAATTCCCGTTAAAGAACGGTTTTGCGGACTACTTGCTTTTTGTAGATAGAAAAGCCGTTGGCGTAATTGAGGCAAAGGCCGAAGGTACGACGTTAAGCGGTGTTGCAGACCAATCGGAACGCTACATAGCAAGCATACCGGAAAACCTTCCGCATGTTCAAGAGCCGCTTCCCTTTGCGTATGAGAGCACCGGGAGCGAAACTTTTTTCCGCGATACGAGAGACCCTAACCCGCGCTCAAGGCGGGTTTTTTATTTTCATAGGCCTGAGACTTTGAGCGAATGGATTGCAAAGTCCGATACCATAAGGGCGCGTCTCAAAAAACTTCCGCCCCTTATTACAACTAACTTAAGGGATTGCCAGGTCGAGGCTATTACGGGCCTTGATGAGTCCTTTGCAGACGACAGGCCGCGTTCTCTCATACAAATGGCGACCGGAAGCGGCAAAACATTTACGGCGATTAATTTTATATATCGCCTGATTAAGCACGCGGACGCAAAGCGCATACTTTTCTTGGTAGACAGGAAATCGCTCGGTGACCAGACATTTGTCGAGTTCACGAAGTTCAATACTCCGGACGATAACCGTAAATTCAATAACCTTTATAACGTGCAGCATCTTTCTTCCAATAAGCTCGATAAGGTAAGCAAGGTCTGCATAACGACCATTCAGCGGCTTTATTCCATGCTTCGCGGAGAGGCCGAGTACGAGGAAGAGGCCGAGGAGCATTCCCTCTTTGATTCCGATTTGAGCGGCGAGCGGCCCAAGGAGGTCGTGTATAATCAAGAGATACCAATCGAGACCTTTGATTTTATCGTTACCGACGAATGCCACCGCTCTATTTATAATTTGTGGCGGCAGGTGCTCGAATACTTCGACGCTTACCTCATAGGCCTTACCGCTACTCCTTCGAAGCAGACCCTCGGATTTTTTAATAACAACCTTGTCATGGAGTACGGTCATGAACGCGCCGTTGCCGACGGCGTAAACGTTGGTTATGACGTGTATAGGATAAAGACCCGGATAACCGAGCAAGGCAGCAAGGTCGAAAGCGGCAATTATATAGATAAACGCAATAAGCTTACGCGTAAGGTTAGATGGGAGCGGCTTGACGAGGCATTGGAATACGACGCAGGCGCGCTCGATAGGGACGTGGTAGCAAAAGACCAGATTAGGACGGTCATAAAGACATTTAAGGAAAAGATTTGTACCGAGATTTTCCCGGGCAGAGAGCATGTGCCAAAGACCCTTATTTTCGCAAAGAACGATTCTCATGCCGAGGACATAGTTCATATTGTACGGGAGGAATTCGGCAAGGGTAACGACTTTTGCAAGAAGATTACCTACAGGACGACCGGAGAAACCCCAAAGGAGCTTATCCAGAGTTTCAGGACGGACTTTAACCCGCGTATTGCCGTAACCGTTGATATGGTTTCCACCGGTACGGACATTAAGCCGCTCGAATGCCTGCTCTTTATGCGTAACGTACGTTCAACCGGGTTTTTCGAGCAGATGAAGGGTAGAGGCACAAGAACGATTGACCATAACGAACTAAAGAGCGTTACCCCGGACGCTTCGCATAAGACGCATTTTGTCATCGTGGATGCCGTCGGCGTTTGCGAAACGGATAAGACCGACTCAAGGCCGCTTGAGCGTGTGCCGTCTATATCTTTTAAGAAGCTTGTCAATCATATTGCGCAGGGCAGGTGGGACGACGATATGCTTACCTCCCTTGCCGGAAGGCTTGCAAGGCTTGATAAGGAAATAGGCAGTGAGGACAAGGAAGACCTTAAAAAAGCCGCAAAAGATAAAAGCTTGCGGGATATCGTCAATAAGCTATTTGATGCCGTTGACCCTGATAAGCAGGAAGAAAAAGCAACAGAACTCTTTTCGACAGCCGTAGTGACGGATGAGCAGTTAGAGAAGGCCAAGGACGAGCTTAAGAAAGAGGCTTGCCTTGTGTTCGATAGTCCGAATTTCAGGAAGCTTCTTTTGGACATTAAGGAGAAAACCGAACAGACTATAGACACGGTAACCATCGATAAAGTAGAATATGCCGGGGGCAGCGAGGCCGGGGACGAAAAGGCGCGCTCGACCATACTGTCCTTTAAGAAGTTCATGGAAGATAATAAGGACGAACTTACAGCCTTGCAGATTATATATAACATCCCTTACGGCAAGCGGCATTTGACGTACGAGCAGATTGAAGAGCTTGCCAAGGCCATAAAAAGGCCTCCGTATAATTTGCAGTCCCATGAAGTGGTCTGGGAGGCTTACGAGCGGCTTGATAAATCCAAGGTGCGCGGCGCGGGAGCAAGAAAGCTTTTGACCAATATCGTGTCTTTATTAAGGTTTACAATCGGCGAAGCCCCTCTTCTTGAGCCGTTTCCTGATACCGTAGCAGAGAGGTTCGACAAGTGGGTAAAGGAGCATAAGGCCTCGGGCGATGAGTTTACGCCTGAGCAGCTTGAGTGGTTAAGGATGATAAAGGACTTTATAGCAAAGAGCCTCAGTATAAATGTGTCTGACTTCGAGCTTCCGCCGTTTTTTGCCAAAGGCGGGCCTTATAAGGCAAAGCAGGTCTTTGGCGATAGGCTCGAAACCCTTTTGAACGAACTTAACGAGGTTCTTGCGGCATGA
- a CDS encoding restriction endonuclease subunit S yields the protein MMMDKDNLPKLPNGWEWTHLEFIGTIAAGGTPSTKEKKNFNGNIAWITPADLTGFSGKYISRGERNISTQGLQTSSAKLLPAGTVLFSSRAPIGYVVIAKNELATNQGFKNLSVNAAYIYNEYVFYYLKASKRLAEKFASGTTFLEISASKFAKLPFPLPPLAEQKRIADKIEELFTRLDKGVEELKKVKAEIKRYRQSVLKHAFEGRLTEEWRKENADKLEPASVLLEHIKEERKKTLAKKYKELPPVDTSTLPKLPKGWEWAQLGNVGIIKNGQTPKELPKSSATGLIPFYKVADMNRIGSEKYMNDTEILLSEEKTKKLKIKVCQEGTIIFPKRGGAIATNKKRILVKPSAFDLNIMGFFPVVVSVMYTYYWFVSLDLGKLSDGSNVPQINNDDIALLFISVPSIAEQNEIVSQIERHFSIADEVEQAIDASLRQAERLRQSILKRAFQGRLVPQDPNDEPASVLLEKIKKEKVGVNNVKKGGNHG from the coding sequence ATGATGATGGATAAAGATAATCTTCCCAAATTGCCCAATGGGTGGGAGTGGACACATTTAGAATTTATTGGAACTATAGCTGCAGGCGGGACGCCGAGCACTAAAGAGAAAAAAAATTTTAATGGTAATATAGCATGGATAACTCCAGCAGATTTAACTGGATTTTCAGGCAAATATATTTCAAGAGGCGAACGTAACATTTCTACGCAAGGATTGCAAACATCTTCAGCTAAGCTGCTACCCGCGGGAACTGTGTTGTTTTCGTCCCGCGCTCCAATAGGTTATGTTGTCATAGCTAAAAACGAACTTGCTACGAATCAAGGGTTTAAGAATTTATCTGTTAATGCAGCCTATATTTACAATGAATACGTGTTTTATTATCTAAAGGCAAGTAAGCGGTTAGCTGAAAAATTTGCTAGTGGTACTACATTTTTGGAAATTTCTGCAAGCAAATTTGCCAAGCTTCCTTTCCCCCTTCCGCCACTTGCCGAGCAGAAGAGGATTGCGGATAAAATCGAGGAGCTTTTTACAAGGCTCGATAAAGGCGTAGAAGAGCTCAAAAAGGTAAAGGCTGAAATCAAGCGTTACCGCCAGTCTGTTTTAAAGCACGCCTTTGAAGGCAGGCTTACCGAGGAATGGAGGAAGGAGAACGCCGATAAGCTCGAACCCGCCTCCGTTCTTCTCGAACACATAAAAGAAGAGCGCAAAAAAACTCTCGCTAAAAAATACAAAGAACTCCCGCCAGTCGATACCTCCACCCTCCCCAAACTACCCAAGGGGTGGGAGTGGGCACAATTAGGGAATGTTGGAATTATAAAGAATGGGCAGACTCCTAAGGAACTTCCAAAGAGTAGTGCAACAGGACTGATACCATTTTATAAGGTTGCGGATATGAATAGAATTGGCAGCGAAAAATATATGAATGATACCGAGATTTTGTTAAGCGAAGAAAAGACGAAAAAATTAAAAATCAAGGTTTGCCAAGAAGGGACTATTATTTTTCCAAAAAGAGGCGGCGCAATTGCTACTAATAAAAAACGTATATTGGTGAAACCGTCTGCGTTTGATTTGAATATTATGGGCTTTTTTCCCGTCGTAGTATCTGTAATGTATACTTATTATTGGTTTGTAAGTTTAGATTTAGGCAAGTTGTCGGATGGCTCTAATGTTCCGCAAATTAATAATGATGATATTGCATTATTGTTCATATCGGTGCCTTCTATTGCCGAACAAAATGAAATCGTCTCTCAAATCGAGCGGCATTTTTCAATAGCAGACGAGGTGGAACAGGCAATTGATGCAAGCTTAAGACAGGCCGAGAGGCTAAGGCAAAGCATTTTAAAACGCGCATTCCAAGGCCGCCTCGTCCCTCAAGACCCAAACGACGAACCCGCCTCAGTGCTTCTTGAGAAGATAAAAAAGGAAAAAGTAGGCGTTAATAATGTAAAAAAGGGGGGTAATCATGGTTAA
- a CDS encoding deoxyguanosinetriphosphate triphosphohydrolase: MVKTMKWSKLLSQKRFGDTRAAAKDSGRSPFQRDYDRIVFSSAFRRMQDKTQVFPLAESDYVRTRLTHSIEASCVGRSLGRIVGAELIKKYGKELKGYTADDFGAIVAAATLAHDIGNPPFGHSGENAIQDFFTGNNNGKQCMRRVSEKEYDSSADFMFFEGNAQGFRILTTLQHSKRPWGMQLTCATLAAYMKYPREACHEAEKLKEIKYFKKFGFFKPERKKFEKVASEVGLFRKNIVDNVFSWVRHPLAFLVEAADDICYAIIDLEDGVRLGCVKYNEAQRLLLSLFVSKKEKNSVVKGLKKIPFEKEKIEYLRAAAIGELINQFAAAFMIHEAEMLKGNFFKSLEDKIKANKALKAIKEKDKFKVYTERNAVYIEAAGFEVLDFLLNALLASAQEVAEQKKNASYRAKKILQLIPVQFKKSNEEVDEDPYTRTIQITDYVSGMTDSFAVSMYRKIKGIALPHPG, encoded by the coding sequence ATGGTTAAGACTATGAAGTGGAGCAAGCTTTTATCTCAAAAGCGTTTTGGCGATACTCGTGCCGCAGCAAAGGATAGTGGGCGTTCTCCCTTTCAAAGAGATTATGATAGGATAGTTTTTTCTTCAGCTTTTAGGAGAATGCAAGACAAGACGCAAGTATTTCCTTTGGCCGAAAGTGATTATGTTAGAACCCGGTTAACCCACAGTATAGAAGCATCTTGTGTTGGACGTTCACTTGGAAGAATAGTTGGTGCGGAGCTTATTAAAAAATATGGAAAAGAACTTAAAGGATATACTGCCGATGATTTTGGTGCCATTGTTGCGGCCGCAACTCTAGCACATGATATAGGGAATCCACCTTTTGGACATTCCGGAGAAAATGCTATACAAGATTTTTTTACAGGCAATAATAATGGAAAGCAATGTATGCGTCGTGTAAGCGAGAAAGAGTATGATAGTAGTGCTGATTTTATGTTTTTTGAGGGTAACGCTCAGGGCTTTCGAATTCTTACTACATTGCAACACTCGAAACGTCCTTGGGGGATGCAATTAACTTGCGCAACCTTGGCTGCTTATATGAAATATCCGCGCGAAGCTTGTCACGAAGCAGAGAAGTTAAAGGAAATAAAATATTTTAAGAAGTTTGGTTTTTTTAAGCCCGAAAGGAAAAAATTTGAGAAAGTTGCAAGTGAAGTTGGCTTATTTCGAAAAAATATAGTCGACAATGTTTTTTCTTGGGTGCGTCATCCCTTAGCTTTTCTTGTCGAGGCGGCAGATGATATATGCTATGCGATTATAGATTTAGAAGATGGTGTGAGATTGGGATGTGTTAAGTACAATGAAGCGCAGAGATTATTGTTGAGCTTGTTTGTTAGCAAGAAAGAGAAAAATTCGGTTGTAAAGGGTTTAAAAAAAATACCCTTTGAAAAAGAGAAAATAGAATATCTAAGGGCAGCAGCGATAGGGGAGTTAATTAATCAATTTGCTGCGGCATTTATGATACATGAGGCAGAAATGCTGAAAGGAAATTTTTTCAAATCGTTAGAAGATAAAATAAAGGCGAATAAGGCGTTAAAAGCAATAAAAGAAAAAGATAAGTTCAAAGTGTATACAGAAAGAAATGCGGTTTATATAGAGGCAGCCGGATTTGAGGTTTTAGATTTTCTTTTGAATGCATTATTGGCATCGGCCCAAGAAGTGGCCGAGCAAAAGAAAAATGCTTCATATCGTGCCAAGAAGATTTTACAATTAATACCAGTACAATTTAAGAAAAGCAATGAAGAAGTTGATGAAGACCCATATACAAGAACGATACAAATTACCGATTATGTTTCCGGTATGACAGATTCTTTCGCTGTCTCTATGTACAGAAAAATCAAAGGAATAGCCTTGCCCCATCCGGGTTGA
- a CDS encoding type I restriction-modification system subunit M: MTPSAAIVQKLWNYCGILLNAGVSYGDYVEQLTYLLFLKMADEKASLPTTKRISIPKGFDWKSIKSLEGDALEIQYRHILETLGKSKGTLSIIFKRAQNKIQDPAKLRRLIALIDSETWLGMDIDIKGDIYEGLLEKNAQDVKGGAGQYFTPRPLIKAIVEVMRPEPGERVCDPACGTGGFFLAHHDYLIKNCGLDKRQLKKLREETYKGYELVPEAARLCMMNMFLHGIESDKDDETLVEVEDALISEPGENKRFPLVLTNPPFGKMGSITITNEEGKDKKETIIYERADFWVTTSNKQINFLQHVRSLLEINGRAAIVVPDNVLFEGGAGETVRKKLLQTCDVHTLLRLPTGIFYAQGVKANVLFFDKKEAREKPWTNKLWLYDFRTNMHFTLKENSLKVEALSDFIKCYNPKDRFKRKESERFKAFKYDELIARDKVSLDIFWLKDDSIEDAENLPEPDVLARDIAENLRAALAQFDEIKEELEEK; this comes from the coding sequence ATGACCCCATCTGCGGCAATAGTACAAAAGCTCTGGAATTACTGTGGTATTCTCCTTAACGCCGGAGTGAGTTACGGAGACTACGTCGAGCAATTGACTTATTTGTTATTCTTAAAAATGGCCGACGAAAAAGCATCCTTGCCTACCACAAAGCGTATTTCCATTCCTAAGGGTTTTGATTGGAAAAGCATAAAAAGTCTCGAGGGCGATGCGCTCGAAATTCAATATCGACACATTCTAGAAACCTTGGGTAAGTCAAAAGGTACTCTAAGCATAATATTCAAAAGAGCGCAAAATAAAATCCAAGACCCTGCAAAACTTCGCCGCCTTATAGCCCTCATAGACAGCGAAACATGGCTCGGCATGGATATAGACATAAAGGGCGATATCTACGAAGGCCTGCTCGAAAAGAATGCTCAAGACGTAAAGGGCGGAGCTGGCCAATATTTTACGCCAAGACCTTTAATCAAAGCTATTGTCGAGGTAATGCGCCCGGAGCCGGGCGAGCGTGTATGCGACCCGGCATGCGGCACAGGAGGCTTCTTCCTTGCGCATCATGACTACCTTATAAAGAATTGCGGACTCGATAAAAGACAGCTTAAAAAACTTAGGGAAGAAACATATAAAGGTTATGAGTTAGTGCCAGAGGCCGCAAGGCTCTGCATGATGAATATGTTTTTGCACGGCATAGAGAGCGATAAGGATGACGAGACTCTTGTAGAGGTAGAAGATGCATTAATATCCGAGCCAGGCGAAAACAAACGTTTTCCTTTGGTGCTTACAAATCCGCCATTCGGAAAGATGGGTAGCATTACTATTACTAATGAAGAAGGCAAGGACAAAAAAGAAACGATTATATATGAACGGGCCGATTTTTGGGTAACAACCTCGAACAAACAAATAAATTTTCTTCAGCACGTAAGGTCTTTGCTTGAAATTAACGGCAGGGCCGCAATTGTAGTACCGGATAACGTGCTTTTCGAAGGCGGAGCAGGTGAAACCGTTAGAAAAAAGCTTCTGCAAACATGCGACGTGCATACGCTTCTTAGGCTTCCGACGGGAATATTCTACGCACAGGGAGTAAAGGCAAACGTGCTTTTCTTTGATAAGAAGGAAGCGCGTGAAAAGCCGTGGACGAATAAGCTCTGGCTATATGATTTCAGAACCAATATGCACTTTACGCTCAAAGAAAATTCTTTGAAGGTAGAAGCCTTGAGCGACTTTATAAAGTGCTATAACCCCAAAGACCGTTTCAAAAGGAAAGAGAGCGAGCGGTTTAAGGCATTTAAATACGACGAGCTTATAGCAAGAGACAAAGTAAGCCTCGATATATTTTGGCTAAAGGACGATAGCATCGAAGACGCAGAGAACCTGCCTGAGCCGGATGTCCTTGCGCGGGATATAGCCGAAAACCTTCGCGCAGCCCTCGCACAATTCGACGAGATAAAGGAAGAGTTGGAAGAAAAATAA
- a CDS encoding HNH endonuclease: protein MGQKKWFTKDRMEKLFKDKGVEHHDDKLVSFLKNAWYRMNKKTGKNCFGKKEFVLWYLEEASKGCYYCELEQGGVEEVYGHLFREGRRGKFLEIDRKKPKGKYTESNCVVACYPCNNAKSDIFDAEVFKDNIGEAVKKWIAEKRRN, encoded by the coding sequence ATGGGGCAGAAAAAATGGTTTACAAAAGATAGGATGGAAAAATTGTTTAAAGATAAAGGTGTTGAGCACCACGATGATAAGTTGGTGTCATTTTTAAAAAATGCTTGGTATAGGATGAATAAAAAAACTGGTAAAAATTGTTTTGGTAAAAAAGAGTTCGTATTATGGTATTTGGAAGAAGCAAGTAAGGGCTGTTATTACTGTGAGTTAGAACAAGGTGGAGTTGAGGAGGTTTACGGACACCTATTTCGTGAAGGTAGGCGAGGAAAATTTTTGGAAATTGATAGAAAAAAACCAAAAGGAAAATATACGGAGAGCAATTGTGTGGTTGCCTGTTATCCTTGTAATAATGCAAAAAGCGATATTTTTGATGCCGAAGTTTTCAAAGATAATATTGGAGAGGCAGTCAAGAAGTGGATAGCTGAAAAAAGAAGAAATTAG